Within Ascochyta rabiei chromosome 4, complete sequence, the genomic segment CTACCTGCTTTTTAAAGCCTCTAAGCGTTGTaaggggggggggctattATAAGTGTTATAAAAAGACACGTCGCAATTTTAGTAGAGCAGGCTAAGGAGTGGTTTAGGCCAAGGAGTAAGAAGACATGTTAACGTAAAATAATTTTAGTAATACGCATGTATTAACTACCAGCGTGCACTAAGTGCATAGACATATGTAAAGCAGCAGTCCTTCCAAAGGTCCCTGTCCTGAACTACCGTGTCtgtgcgcgcaacgcccgCTTTTTGCTAGTAAAAACACCAAATTTTTTTACTTTAAAAGCTAATTAACTCTTCTATTAGTAGAGAAAAAGACTAACCTTTTGTTAGAAAAATACTCtatttatatagctctataagctagtagtaATTTTATTCTATAATAACGTACCTCACGTGCGAATGGAACACCAAGCAAGTGGAACCCTCCAAAATCTCACCAAAAATCACAAAAATCACAACTGtttatctcaacaaccaccTTATAGAGTTATCTGAAACTCTTAGGATGGTATTGCATAGGCGTCAACAAGCATATATCCGAATTTCAGCCTTGtagctataatagctatagagaaaGCTTGCAAACATCCCTGTATAACAGCATTTTGTTAATATGTTCtgtaatatagatactatcATTCTAAGACTCTTACATACTCTTATTTGTGTAGGTGCAGCTTTATTCTGAGAATTTGAGAGGATTCTATAGggtggttgttgagataaaCAGTTGTGATTTTCGTGATTTTCGGTGAGATTTTGGAGTGTTCCACTCGCTTGGTGTTCCATTCGCACGTGAGGTACGTTATGCTAACTTACGTTATTAATTTGTAATTAGCTGAATATTGCACTAGTATgttattagctgctagagtttactaGAGCCTGTAAGGGTGCGCTAGGGTAAGCAGAGCGTTGGAttaacgtgtttcaccagtaagcggccaacaccagtatccggccaaccccaccaaaaccaGCCTAACTTGGCGTGCAATTACTCCACAACCACGCAGTTGAATTAAGTAAGGTTTTAAAGCAtaatagattagatagctctatattaagTCCTGTTGTGGCCTTGCACGTGGCATTTGCTACACGTTAGTGGTGCTTGCTAACGCTGTGGGGCAGCGTTAACCTGGGCCTCCTCCTTAACCACATTATTAGCCTGTAAGACTAGtaattaagcttccttaACCTGTAGAGCTCCCCTACGTGCTATATACTGTCTatgcttttaatacttatattactagtgtTAATTTAAAGCATATAGCTTAGCGTTCTCCTAAGTTAAGATTATTGCTAACTGCATTGCAAGCtaataacccttaacaagctaggatatagcttaactagttagaCTCTGTAACTGACGCTTAAGGAGATCTTGTATAAGGCAAGCTTGCTGCTAAAGCTGGTTAACTGTACGTGGTGTCTCTGCTGTCCACAGCCCTGCTGGTCCTGCTGCTGTCCCTGGTGGTAATAGTGTTCTAATAACAGTGAGGCATGACAGGACACGCTCTGGATTAAATGGGATAAGCCCTGTTACTTGAAATCTAGCCTTAATATTGCTCTCTAATAGAGTAGTTGGTCTAATCCTTAGGTATATCTATAGGAAGTTAAGCTTGTTAACATAGAAGATGCTTTAGTGGGCAAGCTTAGACACCTTATGTCTATACAACACCTTAAGAGGAGAGTAGCAGCTAACGTCTAGTGGCTAGAGAAGGTGTAAGGTGTAAGGAGGCATACAGAGGGTAATAATTATATTgttcttatagtactaattaaacttaggtatagtatgGCTGCTGTAACTGTTAAGGATAAGTAGCTAACAAGCACCTAATAAGCGAGTCTGTGtgtgcctgttaaagtgcttcacCCAGTCAAGGCCTAGCTTATCTGTTGTCCAGCCGTTGTCACTAACAGCAACAGTCCAGTCAGGTAGGAGGTCTTGATACCAGCTAGCCTGGTAGAGCTTCCCTGCTAGTATAAGGAAGGGTAGGATAGACCAACCTAACGCGTTAACACACTTAATTATTGTTACCTACTCGCAATTGCCTGGCTAAACAACAGTAGCGCGTCTAACTGTGTCAGAGCTAGTAACAACCTTAGACGTTAAGGCAACACCTATTATAAACctagtcttattaaagttatagatGTCCTTATTAGGTATCCTATATATAAGGCGTGTCTCCTCTACCAGCCTAAACTACGCGCTAATCCTGACAGGATCTTCACAGCGTGCCCTTTGTGAATGGAATTTCCTATTCCACTTTATCTAGAGTTCTGGCTagcgcttaataaagcgtGCTACCCAGTTCTTGCCTAgcaaaggaggaggaggatttTAGCTGTAGGCAGTAAGGAGAGTGTCTGCTATTTGTTGCACATTAATAATCTAGGGTAGAAATCCACAACAATTAAGGTCTAAGATCTACTAAATAAGGGACTGCTCTTTAACAGGGCTAAGCTTAAGGTTAACAGACGTTGTTGCGTCTTTTGACTTAATGCCCtagaggcggcggcggagcgTTATACGAGGCACCTGGTAGAGCAAAGCAGCCCTATTTTTTAACTAAACGCGTCCTAATTTAACGGCAGAGGtagtaagaaggcatctACCCTCTGTAAGGGAGGCTTAAGTACGTTGTGGTTGAGCCATCACAGTTGGGATGAAAGAAGTTTGACgcgttttggtggggttggccggatactggtgttggccgcttactggtgaaacacgttaaTGAGATAACttataattatgctgtaaAGAGGCTCTAGCAAGTTATTTACTATGTGTTACCTAAGGCATGTTGTAGATtactgcagcgcgttactaagagGGTGTTGCATCTTATTAGATAGCCTGTAGGGCACACTGTATATCTGCTTCGTTTAAGGGCTTTTTTAGTTGTTGCGTTGCGGCATTTTAGGTAGTATGAAGTTTGgtggtcttggcaaaagtgagcggttCGCTTAGGTGAGCGgctcgcttgtggagtacgttactgCAAAATAGCTTTCTGTTGTAAAATACTCATTAATAGTGGTGTTTACTACGGGGAGAGTGAACGCGTTTCATTTTGGTGGCTCGTGCGCGACACCTGATCGGCCAAAAAAACGAGCTCCTTCGTATTTCTGAGAAACTCACGAGCACACAAATGCCTGCCATAGACAACTATCACAATCGGCCGGCGCAACGGATCATTGCACATGATGGAAGGGAGGCCAGCCTAACGGCGCGCCGACAGCTTAGCGGGGTTCTTCCCGTGTCTGTTGAGCGACGGCAATAACTTTCTTCTCATCCATTACACTTCTTCTCCCACACGACAATTCACCCAGTCATCTCTCTACTCTGCTTCAACTGCACGTTTCTTTTCGTGAATATCTGACGCTCCAAGTACGGCACAGCAGCCAAGATGCAGACCTCAAGCAGAACCTCGCCTGATCAAGGTATCTGACAGCAATCGCATGAGAACCGGTGTTCGCTTCTCGTTGCCCTGCTCCCGCGTCACGCCCAGGCGTGAGAGGAGGGTGATGGAAGTGATCTGAGAAATACGGTCTGAACTTGATCAGGTTAACGCCTGCGAAAGGACTTCATGCTTTGCGCTCCTGCTCGGAGACTGCTACTGACTAGCATAGGGCCTTCATGATGGACTCGAATGATGCCACGAATGGAATCGTACACGGAGGAAAGACGACGCGCATGGTACTTGCACCCAACGTAAACGATAGACTGCCTACCTCCGAAGCCCTACCGATCCGCGTGGGTAGGGTGCAGCAGATGTGGAAAGGCTTCGAGAAACAGCTGGTTGCGTACAATCTTGAGGCGCGCGGTATACAACGCGTGGAAACCGATGAGCGACATGATTTGCGCGCTCTGGGATATTCCCAGGTCGCTATCATGTGGTTCTCGGTCAATCTGGCAGCCAACAATATTACACTGGGCATGCTGGGCCCAGCTGTATTTGCGCTGGGCTTCGTCGACAGCTGTCTGTTGAGCGTATTTGGTGCGCTCGTAGGGTCTATGGTGGTCGCGTACATTGCAACCTTTGGCCCGAAAAGTGGCAACAGGACCATGATCTTCTCGCGGTACAGCATGGGATGGTGGCCTTCCAAGATCGTCGTCATCCTAAACATCATCGTCCTTCTCGGATACGGCATGATTGATTGCGTTGTCGCTGGCCAGATCCTGTCCGCGGTGTCGGGCAACACCATGTCTGTTGTAGTTGGCATCATCCTCGTTGCAGTCATCGCTTGGGCCATCACCACCTTTGGTTACCAGATCTTCCACTACTACGAGCGCTGGGCGTGGCTGCCGCAGCTCATTGTGCTTTGCATCTTGGCCGGTGTTGCTGGACCTCAGTTCAACATCTCTGCTGCCTCGCATGGTGACGAGAATCCGGACACCATCATTGGCAACAGGATTAGCTTCTTCGGCCTCACCCTTGCGGCAGCTATCACCTACGGCGGCGGTGCAGCTGACTATTTCGTTTACTATCCCGAACACGCCTCCTCTATCAGGATCTTTGGTATGACCCTGTTTGGCCTTATCTGCAGCTTTGCTTTTGCCTTTGTCCTCGGCATTGGCCTGGCCTGTGGAATGCTGGTTAACACTGAGTGGAAAGCAGCATATGGTACTTCGCAGGGCGCACTCATCGTCGAAGCGTATCGGCCCTTGGGCGTCTTTGGCTCCTTCTGCGGCGTCTTAGTTGCGCTCGGCCTTGTCGCCAACCTCATTGTGCCCACCTACTCGTCTGGAATCGACGCGCAAATCCTCGGCCGCTGGGCTGGTTTCGTGCCTCGCGTAATCTGGAACACAATCGGCGTTATCATCTACACGGTATGCGCACTCGCCGGACGCGCTCACCTTGCTGGAATATTTACGAATTTCCTTGCGCTGATGGGATACTGGGTATCGATTTGGATCGCCATTGTGCTTGAGGAACATCTCATCTTCCGCAGGAAGACGGGCTGGAATTGGGATGTGTGGAACCAGCAGAAGAAGCTGCCACTGGGGATTGCAGCATTCGTTGCATTCGTCATAGGCTGGGTGGGCGCGATCTTGTGCATGGCACAGGTCTGGTATTATGGACCGATTGCGCGTCTCGTGGGTACCTATGGCGCTGACCTGGGCAACTATGTTGGCTTTGCATGGGCTGCGCTGGTGTACCCGCCGTTGAGGGTGTTGGAAATCAAGAAATCTGGCAGGTGAACATTGGTGGGGGGGTTGTGGACGGTGTCAGCGTTTTTTGCCCTGCTCGTTCGAGCAGTAGCGCCATGCTTGCTATGATCAATCAGGAGGTCTTAGATGTTGGAGCACTTCTCTGGCTCTGCTCTTTTAGTAGGTCACGCTGTACATATCACACCGTGGTTTTCGATGCTTTTTGTATCGTTCAAGCTTGGTCTTTTGATTCTCAGTCTCTCACTCACCGTGTCACTCCTACTTGTTTTGGGGCCAAGCTTAGCGTCGCCTTCACCGCAGCTGCTAATTTCCTCTTTCCCACAAAACCTTGACAACTTACAGCCCCACCAAACATCTTCCCTTTACCATCTTGCCGCATCGTCGCACGATGAAGAGATCCGTCACGACCATTCCCAGCAGCAAGATGCTCGCTTGTAGGACTACAAACAAACCCACCTGCGTCCGCAGATGCTCAGCTAACGCAACCCCAGACGCTGATGACGACTTAATCAGCCTCGCTGACTCTGTTCTTGAGAGCAGCGTGGTCGTCAGTCCCACTTCGGTATCGATGACAGCCAATCGACGCAAGCCAGCACAGCGAGACAGCTTCTCCGACCTCACAGGCCTGATGAAGGCCAAGAAGCCGTACACGCCTATCCCACCATCTTCGCCAAGAATGCTATTATCGTTTGCGACCAATGGTGAGTTCACATCATACTTGAGTGACGACTGCGTACTGATGATCTCCAGGCGTGCGATTCGCCAGCCGCGTCGCCAGCGGCGGCAGCATGGTTTCGCCTTTGGCACGACCTTACCACACCGATGGCTCCGTAGCGGCGTATCTACAAGACCAAGCTCGCTCGCCTACCTCGGACGTGACTGAGCCTACCTCAGAATACAGACAGGATGACCTGCGGCGCCTCGAATCGATTATTCAGGAACTCAAGGACCTTCCCATCGACGATGACGACAACACGACTATGCATCAACCCGCTCATACAACGTCTACAACCACCGCTGAGCCTCTCCTTCCCGGCTTTGAACCACTTTCCGTACGCGCTGGACCGATCTCCCCACCCACACCAACCGAGTCCACCAGACCCATGGTGCT encodes:
- a CDS encoding Vitamin B6 transporter, with the translated sequence MMDSNDATNGIVHGGKTTRMVLAPNVNDRLPTSEALPIRVGRVQQMWKGFEKQLVAYNLEARGIQRVETDERHDLRALGYSQVAIMWFSVNLAANNITLGMLGPAVFALGFVDSCLLSVFGALVGSMVVAYIATFGPKSGNRTMIFSRYSMGWWPSKIVVILNIIVLLGYGMIDCVVAGQILSAVSGNTMSVVVGIILVAVIAWAITTFGYQIFHYYERWAWLPQLIVLCILAGVAGPQFNISAASHGDENPDTIIGNRISFFGLTLAAAITYGGGAADYFVYYPEHASSIRIFGMTLFGLICSFAFAFVLGIGLACGMLVNTEWKAAYGTSQGALIVEAYRPLGVFGSFCGVLVALGLVANLIVPTYSSGIDAQILGRWAGFVPRVIWNTIGVIIYTVCALAGRAHLAGIFTNFLALMGYWVSIWIAIVLEEHLIFRRKTGWNWDVWNQQKKLPLGIAAFVAFVIGWVGAILCMAQVWYYGPIARLVGTYGADLGNYVGFAWAALVYPPLRVLEIKKSGR